One segment of Sulfitobacter sp. W027 DNA contains the following:
- a CDS encoding TRAP transporter large permease: protein MIEIALLAIAILVITLTLGVPLPYCFGAALMVMYFIGDVTMKGMMLWGVQQLGNPILLAIPLFVLAGTIMAESGIAASLLRFVNAFVGHIRGGLGVVAAVSCAVIGAISGSGLTGIAAIGPILIPEMEKRGYPREYATALIANSSILGLLIPPSVTMIVYGWVTDTSILACFLATLGPGLLIMFSFSVMNLWMSRKFDLILDDKPSFSQLSTEVAKRGVHAFPALLMPVIILGGIYGGIMTPTEAAAVAVIYSVPVGFLIYKGLRLSNFFDAGKEAATAVGAIMFMILFSMILSQMFVYESIPQQIVSSIFAITENKVVLLIFINILLFLVGMVVNDITAIILIAPLLLPLMNALGVSPVQFAAIMGVNTAMGGVTPPYASILYLGARIGKVKVTKVIPPAMFLIVTGYVPVVFLTSFWPDLSLFLPRLFGY from the coding sequence ATGATCGAGATTGCACTCCTTGCCATTGCCATTCTGGTGATCACGCTGACGCTCGGGGTGCCGTTGCCCTACTGCTTTGGCGCGGCGCTGATGGTGATGTATTTCATCGGTGACGTTACCATGAAGGGCATGATGCTTTGGGGCGTCCAGCAGTTGGGCAACCCGATCCTGCTGGCCATTCCGCTGTTTGTCCTCGCAGGTACGATCATGGCCGAGAGCGGGATCGCCGCGTCGCTCTTGCGTTTTGTGAACGCTTTTGTCGGGCACATCCGGGGCGGTCTTGGCGTCGTTGCCGCCGTGAGCTGCGCGGTCATTGGTGCGATCTCGGGCTCTGGCCTGACAGGGATTGCCGCGATTGGACCGATCCTGATCCCCGAAATGGAAAAGCGTGGCTATCCGCGTGAGTACGCCACTGCGCTCATTGCCAATTCGTCGATCCTGGGCCTGCTGATCCCGCCGTCGGTTACCATGATCGTCTACGGCTGGGTAACGGATACCTCGATCCTTGCCTGTTTTCTGGCGACGCTGGGGCCGGGGCTGCTGATTATGTTTAGCTTTTCGGTGATGAACCTTTGGATGAGCCGCAAGTTCGATCTGATCCTTGATGACAAGCCAAGCTTCAGCCAGCTGTCAACCGAAGTGGCCAAGCGCGGCGTTCATGCCTTCCCGGCGCTCTTGATGCCTGTGATCATCCTCGGCGGCATCTACGGGGGCATCATGACACCGACCGAAGCGGCGGCCGTGGCCGTGATCTATTCGGTGCCGGTTGGTTTCCTGATCTACAAAGGTTTGCGCCTGTCGAATTTCTTTGATGCGGGCAAAGAGGCCGCGACCGCCGTGGGCGCGATCATGTTCATGATCCTGTTCTCGATGATCCTGAGCCAGATGTTCGTCTATGAAAGCATTCCGCAACAGATCGTGTCGAGCATCTTTGCCATCACGGAAAACAAGGTTGTTTTGCTGATCTTTATCAACATCTTGCTGTTTCTGGTGGGCATGGTCGTCAATGACATCACAGCGATCATCCTGATCGCGCCGCTGCTGCTGCCGTTGATGAACGCTCTGGGTGTTAGCCCCGTCCAGTTTGCGGCGATCATGGGGGTCAACACGGCGATGGGCGGTGTGACGCCACCCTATGCCTCGATCCTCTATCTCGGCGCGCGGATCGGCAAAGTCAAAGTCACCAAAGTCATCCCGCCTGCGATGTTCCTGATCGTGACCGGCTATGTGCCCGTCGTCTTCCTGACGTCGTTTTGGCCTGACCTGTCTCTCTTTCTGCCGCGCCTTTTTGGCTACTGA
- a CDS encoding TRAP transporter small permease, producing MDRFAAILLTSLICFVALGQFFQVITRYVLQIPVMGLEETMLYPTIWLYIFGAINASRENSHIRANVLEIFISSERAHTILAIVGEVISLIVGLWILTWAWDYTQYAWRVWRESPTLYIPTFYSDVALVVGVALMMAYTAWHLIQHILSLKNGTVA from the coding sequence GTGGATCGTTTTGCAGCTATATTGCTAACATCGCTGATCTGTTTCGTGGCACTGGGCCAGTTCTTTCAGGTCATCACGCGCTACGTCCTTCAGATCCCTGTTATGGGGCTGGAAGAAACGATGCTGTATCCGACCATCTGGCTCTACATCTTTGGGGCCATCAACGCATCGCGTGAAAATTCCCACATCCGCGCCAATGTGCTGGAGATCTTCATCTCATCCGAGCGGGCGCATACGATCCTTGCCATCGTCGGCGAGGTGATCAGCCTGATTGTGGGTCTGTGGATCCTCACTTGGGCTTGGGACTATACCCAATACGCCTGGCGGGTCTGGCGCGAGAGTCCGACGCTCTACATCCCCACATTTTATTCTGACGTGGCGCTGGTCGTAGGGGTCGCCCTGATGATGGCCTACACCGCTTGGCACCTGATCCAACACATCCTCAGTCTGAAGAACGGAACGGTCGCATGA
- a CDS encoding LysR substrate-binding domain-containing protein, whose amino-acid sequence MLPNLTLRQLETFREVMRSGSISAASRTLLRTQPAVSTMIANIEKELGFSLFQRERGRLTPSPEAHYLLEETEEVLERMGRTVRTMAEFGTLDRGHLRIACHPAASSFFMPRVLAAFLDSRPNVKADLMMRASHVVEDLIASQQFDIGLAETPPARGSIEIETFAPKCVIAIPASDPLAKRDVITPADLHNYPMAMLFGDHSVTIATETAFAKANKTLNRRFVLRTFLPALELVSSNLCAAVVDRITATTSPVAGVVFREFEPAITSSVAILVPAHRPASVLTNVFRDHLREHLTRIEAPIS is encoded by the coding sequence ATGCTTCCCAATCTGACCCTTCGGCAGCTAGAGACTTTCCGGGAGGTGATGCGCAGCGGGTCCATCTCAGCAGCGAGCCGCACCTTGCTGCGCACGCAGCCAGCGGTCAGCACGATGATCGCCAATATTGAGAAGGAGCTTGGCTTCAGCTTGTTTCAGCGGGAACGCGGGCGCCTCACGCCGTCCCCTGAAGCGCACTATCTGCTGGAGGAAACGGAAGAGGTGCTTGAACGAATGGGCCGCACGGTGCGGACCATGGCGGAGTTTGGCACGCTTGATCGGGGTCATCTCCGTATCGCCTGCCATCCCGCCGCATCAAGCTTCTTTATGCCCCGCGTGCTTGCCGCCTTTCTTGACAGCCGACCGAATGTGAAAGCTGATCTGATGATGCGCGCCTCTCATGTGGTCGAGGATCTGATCGCCTCGCAGCAATTCGATATCGGACTCGCCGAGACGCCACCCGCGCGCGGCTCGATTGAAATCGAAACCTTCGCCCCCAAATGCGTCATCGCCATTCCCGCATCGGACCCATTGGCAAAGCGGGATGTCATAACCCCCGCCGATCTTCACAACTATCCTATGGCCATGCTGTTTGGAGACCACTCAGTTACGATCGCCACTGAGACGGCCTTTGCCAAAGCGAACAAGACTCTGAACAGACGATTTGTTTTAAGAACGTTTTTGCCTGCGCTTGAGTTGGTCAGTTCCAACCTCTGTGCAGCAGTCGTCGATCGCATAACGGCAACCACAAGCCCGGTTGCGGGCGTCGTTTTCCGGGAGTTTGAGCCCGCGATTACCAGTAGTGTTGCGATACTGGTCCCTGCGCACCGACCTGCATCGGTTTTGACGAACGTCTTTCGGGATCACTTGCGGGAACATTTGACGCGGATCGAGGCACCCATTTCCTGA
- a CDS encoding DUF3726 domain-containing protein, producing the protein MNEIEALARKAARGGGMSWGLAEEAGKAVRWLSDNGFPGPRLLAELLRQNDGKPYAELAVQQGSDGVLRAQSGLLCPIIAGALICDQADDLKGGAELRLGDVAVPLLLAPFACEAARSAGVSVALKWSGVTLNLGGAAPRVDGAEAALFVASKGTVTLSRTVAEAHGAQREASGREVTRETLQTLEAYAQRTYAPATPESRAGAGAGQEGD; encoded by the coding sequence TTGAACGAAATCGAAGCCCTCGCTCGCAAGGCCGCGCGGGGCGGCGGCATGAGCTGGGGGCTCGCCGAAGAGGCTGGTAAGGCCGTGCGCTGGCTCAGTGACAACGGGTTCCCTGGCCCAAGGTTGCTGGCTGAACTGCTGCGGCAGAACGATGGTAAACCCTATGCCGAACTGGCGGTGCAGCAGGGCAGTGACGGTGTTCTGCGCGCGCAAAGCGGCTTGCTCTGCCCGATTATCGCCGGCGCACTGATATGCGATCAGGCGGATGATCTGAAGGGCGGCGCGGAACTGCGGCTTGGCGATGTCGCGGTGCCTTTGCTGTTGGCTCCCTTTGCCTGCGAAGCTGCCCGTTCCGCCGGGGTCAGCGTCGCTTTGAAATGGAGCGGGGTGACTCTCAATCTCGGCGGCGCGGCGCCCCGGGTGGATGGTGCTGAGGCGGCACTGTTTGTTGCTTCCAAAGGAACGGTCACTTTGTCCCGCACAGTTGCAGAGGCGCATGGGGCGCAGCGCGAGGCCTCGGGTCGAGAGGTGACCAGAGAAACCCTTCAAACGCTGGAGGCTTACGCGCAGCGCACCTATGCGCCTGCCACCCCCGAAAGCCGCGCAGGGGCGGGGGCCGGGCAAGAGGGTGACTGA